The following are encoded together in the Arcobacter aquimarinus genome:
- a CDS encoding ATP-binding protein — MKLDNNKFDIICNTVDNGIILINKNLEVQFWNKWLEIRTGINSSDIVGNNLLNFYPNIDEKKLVRKITTALKLNSSTFYTPQISKFLVDIELGKVADKVFDNMQQSITITPLDLENELVIIYVYDVTLLSEINFKLNEVKEKVEEKNEELKLLFDTTMEAIIVFKDNKIIDCNQVAIDLFSFSSKKSLLDKNFEQIINNKNILEKTSDKPFETTIHKEDGASFKALINIKDNTFKSQTFKILTIVDISDIKRKETLLAEQSKLAAMGEMIGNIAHQWRQPLNIISITASSTKLKKEIGLLTDKVLIDALKLISDTTEHLSNTIDVFKDFLKEDKEKSLFNLSQNIQNNISLIETILNENKIKIQLDLDNDIYLYNYSNEFSQAFINILNNASDAISLNLSQDELRLIRISTKQENNKIIISIVDNAGGIDKNIINKIFEPYFTTKHKFQGTGLGLYMTHKIIKTSMKGKITVLNETFTYEDKLYTGAAFKIILASHT; from the coding sequence TTGAAACTAGATAATAACAAATTTGATATTATATGTAATACTGTAGATAATGGAATTATATTAATCAACAAAAATTTAGAGGTACAATTTTGGAATAAATGGCTAGAAATTAGAACAGGCATTAATTCTAGTGATATTGTTGGAAATAATCTATTAAATTTTTACCCAAATATTGATGAGAAAAAATTAGTAAGAAAAATTACTACTGCTTTAAAACTAAACTCTTCAACTTTCTATACTCCACAAATTAGTAAATTTCTTGTAGATATAGAACTTGGAAAAGTTGCTGATAAAGTTTTTGATAATATGCAACAAAGTATCACAATAACTCCTCTTGATTTAGAAAATGAATTAGTTATTATTTATGTTTATGATGTAACTTTGTTATCAGAAATAAATTTTAAGTTAAATGAAGTAAAAGAGAAAGTTGAAGAAAAAAATGAAGAATTAAAACTTTTATTTGATACAACTATGGAAGCAATTATAGTATTTAAAGATAATAAAATTATAGATTGTAATCAAGTTGCTATTGATTTATTTTCATTCTCTTCAAAAAAATCTCTTTTAGATAAAAATTTTGAGCAAATTATAAATAATAAAAATATTTTAGAAAAAACAAGTGATAAACCCTTTGAAACAACTATTCATAAAGAAGATGGAGCTTCTTTTAAAGCATTAATTAATATAAAAGATAATACTTTTAAATCTCAAACCTTTAAAATATTAACAATTGTAGATATAAGTGATATAAAAAGAAAAGAAACTCTATTAGCAGAACAATCAAAACTTGCTGCTATGGGAGAAATGATTGGTAATATTGCTCATCAATGGAGACAACCTTTAAATATTATTTCGATAACTGCTTCAAGTACAAAGTTAAAAAAAGAGATAGGTTTATTAACGGATAAAGTTTTAATTGATGCTTTAAAACTTATTTCAGATACAACTGAACATCTATCTAATACAATTGATGTATTCAAAGATTTCTTAAAAGAAGACAAAGAAAAATCTTTATTTAATTTATCTCAAAATATTCAAAATAATATCTCTTTAATTGAAACTATACTAAATGAAAATAAAATAAAAATCCAATTAGATTTAGATAATGACATATACTTATATAATTATTCTAATGAATTTAGTCAAGCTTTTATAAACATACTAAATAATGCAAGTGATGCAATTAGTTTAAATTTATCTCAAGATGAATTAAGATTAATAAGAATATCTACAAAACAGGAAAATAACAAAATTATTATATCAATAGTTGATAATGCAGGTGGTATAGACAAAAATATTATAAATAAGATATTTGAGCCATATTTTACAACTAAACATAAATTCCAAGGAACAGGTTTAGGTCTTTATATGACTCATAAAATTATAAAAACAAGTATGAAGGGTAAAATAACCGTTTTAAATGAAACCTTTACTTACGAGGATAAACTCTATACAGGAGCTGCATTTAAAATTATCTTAGCAAGTCATACTTGA
- a CDS encoding DnaJ C-terminal domain-containing protein has protein sequence MAKSLYETLEINENASADEIKKAYRKLARKYHPDVNKDPKAEEKFKEINAAYEVLSNPEKKQQYDQYGDSMFGGQNFHDFARNQGSNVDLDEILRQMFGQSGGFGRSGFSQGGFGGFGGFSEPDLDTNAQITIPFDVAVLGGKQHISLNNDSFDVKIPEGIEDGQKIRAKGKGKSYQGQKGDLILKINIAQSPEYTRENDTLTKYFDVPLKIALFGGKIEIKTIHKDITLKIPQNTKQNQKFRVKELGVLNRKSGIKGDLYLKANIILPKIEDLDEDFVKILETKLPEK, from the coding sequence ATGGCAAAAAGTTTATATGAAACATTAGAAATAAATGAAAATGCATCAGCAGATGAGATAAAAAAAGCTTATAGAAAATTAGCAAGGAAATATCATCCTGATGTAAATAAAGATCCAAAGGCAGAAGAAAAATTCAAAGAAATAAACGCTGCATACGAAGTTTTAAGTAATCCAGAAAAAAAACAACAATATGACCAATATGGAGATTCTATGTTTGGTGGTCAAAATTTTCATGATTTTGCAAGAAATCAAGGTTCAAATGTAGACTTAGATGAAATTCTAAGACAAATGTTTGGACAAAGTGGAGGATTTGGACGTTCTGGTTTCTCTCAAGGAGGTTTTGGTGGATTTGGAGGGTTTAGTGAACCTGACTTAGATACAAATGCTCAAATAACTATTCCTTTTGATGTAGCTGTTCTTGGAGGAAAACAACATATTAGTTTAAACAATGATTCTTTTGATGTAAAAATTCCTGAAGGAATAGAAGATGGTCAAAAAATTAGAGCAAAAGGAAAAGGAAAATCTTATCAAGGACAAAAAGGTGATTTGATTTTAAAAATTAATATAGCTCAAAGTCCTGAATATACAAGAGAAAATGATACATTAACTAAATATTTTGATGTTCCTTTGAAAATAGCTTTATTTGGTGGAAAAATTGAAATTAAAACGATTCATAAAGATATAACTCTAAAAATCCCACAAAATACAAAACAAAATCAAAAATTTAGAGTTAAAGAACTAGGTGTTTTAAATAGAAAATCTGGAATAAAAGGTGATTTATATTTGAAAGCAAATATTATTTTACCTAAGATTGAAGATTTAGATGAAGATTTTGTAAAAATACTTGAAACAAAACTTCCTGAAAAATAA
- a CDS encoding heat shock protein transcriptional repressor HspR — protein sequence METNSYIEPVYLISAVAEILNIHPQTLRQYEREGLIKPSRTNGKIRLYSQKDIDNIKYVLTLTRELGVNLAGVDIILQLNKKIEELEKDIFVYKNKIKSINSLSVVPDTKALVVQKTSLDMVIVKKS from the coding sequence ATGGAAACAAATAGTTACATTGAACCCGTATATCTAATCTCAGCAGTTGCTGAGATTTTAAATATTCATCCCCAAACACTAAGACAATATGAAAGAGAAGGACTGATTAAACCTTCACGAACAAATGGAAAAATAAGACTCTATTCTCAAAAAGATATTGATAATATTAAATATGTTTTAACTCTAACTAGAGAATTAGGAGTGAATTTGGCTGGTGTAGACATAATATTACAACTAAATAAAAAAATAGAAGAATTAGAAAAAGATATTTTTGTTTACAAAAATAAAATAAAAAGTATAAATAGTTTATCAGTTGTTCCAGATACAAAAGCATTAGTTGTTCAAAAAACATCTTTAGATATGGTTATAGTTAAAAAATCTTAA